In Mus caroli chromosome 19, CAROLI_EIJ_v1.1, whole genome shotgun sequence, a genomic segment contains:
- the Otub1 gene encoding ubiquitin thioesterase OTUB1 gives MAAEEPQQQKQEPLGSDSEGVSCLAYDEAIMAQQDRIQQEIAVQNPLVSERLELSVLYKEYAEDDNIYQQKIKDLHKKYSYIRKTRPDGNCFYRAFGFSHLEALLDDSKELQR, from the exons ATGGCGGCGGAGGAACctcagcagcagaagcaggagccaCTGGGCAGCGACTCCGAAG gTGTCAGCTGTTTGGCCTACGATGAAGCCATTATGGCTCAGCAGGACCGAATTCAGCAAGAG ATTGCTGTGCAGAATCCTCTGGTGTCAGAGCGGCTGGAACTCTCAGTTCTGTACAAGGAGTATGCTGAGGATGACAACATCTACCAACAGAAGATCAAG GACCTCCACAAAAAGTACTCATACATACGGAAGACCCGGCCTGATGGCAACTGCTTCTACCGAGCGTTCGGCTTCTCCCACCTGGAGGCACTGCTGGATGACAGCAAGGAACTGCAGCGGTGA